ctcaaagttttttaacagtcccatctagtttgagatgacgaagtttgactgtatacatatatttttgaacCAGTCctatatatagatattttgtGTTATATAATATGCTGATAGAAAAtagtttatgatttaaaaaaattcctttaagGGTCAACCCTTGAAGCAAGAAAGAGAAAACCACTGCACATAGTGCAGACTAAATTATATTAGCACTACAATGAAAAAACGATGACATTGTGTTTATgacaattttatataaattattaactGGTGGTCAGAAGGATTGGTTGATGTGTACCATTGGGAGAATTCTCTGCCCTGAGTTGAACGtttcaatcaaatttaattttttaaataactatGGGGACTCAAAATATTCTTGTTAGAATTCAAGTAGGATGAGTTCTAATTATATATAAGGGATTATATACAATGGTTAAAGGTTCTGGTACATATTACCCTGTTTCGAagctgcaatatttttttctatagtgAGACAGCTAGGTATAGGTGTACCATATGAATTTGTCATGTGACCGCATCTCTGATGTcacaaatcaatttatcaacaaatattttatcaatttggtAATTTTAAAGCTTTGGAGTTAAAAGCAACTACAAGCACCACTTTATCAATAATGGTATATACATTGTAGCAAAATCTTAAATATAATAAAGCTTATGTATATAACTCTTTCTGTGAATGCTGATAAATATATCACAaccatatatataatatttgtgGAGACAATTATAAACTTGAGCAACATCACAGACAGAAGCCGTAATCACAGTTGAACATGAAAATTAGCTATCACAGTCTATACATCTTGTACAACATCAATAAACCTTTTTAAGAAAAGATGTTTTATATTCCACTTCTATTTTAACTTCCGGTTATAGAGTTCAGATTCAAAGAAATATCAAAGGTTGAGGTTGACAGAAAGCTAAATGGCTACACTTAAAATTCAGTATCAATCACCAATTTAATGGATGTTAAAGCTATATATAGGTCAATTTATCTCATTGACATTGGTCTCACTTTTATCACTGGGTTTGCCACAGTGACTGTGGTTGATGAAGATAATGGCCGCCCAGAAAAGGCGTAGCCGCTCTTACTTCTCTGTCCGCGGGGGCGGAATCCACTCTTGGCACGACTTGAGTAAGCACTAGGGAATCTCTCCTGGAGAGCCACCTGTAGGTTGTCTCCACCCCTGCTCTTCTTTTTACCCACAGGGGCCGTTTGGGGTCGCTGAATTTTCGGGAACTGTTGCGAGAACCACTCCTCAAAATCCTCCACTGTCATTTCGACGATCTTCTCGCGACAGAACTCAATGGCAGCACATATGTCAGGGCTGCAGATTTCCCACTCCCGAAGCCTTTCCAAGACTTTGAAAAATGTCCTCTTGCTGAGTTGCTGACCAGCTCCTTCAATCTGTTGATGAAAAATAGACATACCATGCTCATCATCTTGTATTGTATGGAATGACGTACGACTTCTGTGTTGTTTTGAACAGATTCCAGTAAATACTGTACAAACAGAAGTCATGACATTTACGACAtctttaattatacatgtattctttttaattcattagCAATTGAAGTATAATAGCAAAGACTGATAAATTCATAGAAATAAGACTTTGACTATTTGTACatataataattatgatctTATTTATTGAGATTTAGACAGACTTAGGCCTGTAGGTTTAAATTCtcaaatcataaaatacaaaGGTCCAGCTACAAAGATATAATGTTTTCATTTGTGATTTCTGCATGCATCTATAAAAGGGTTCAATTTCAAACATTCCAAGGCACATAATTAaggaaacattaattttacaagtTGCATGACCAAGGACTGGGATTCTATATGGTATCCTATATGTCATAGATAAGAGTTTGGGTTTCAAAGACAGAAACTTACGGTCCACTTCAATACATCACTATGATCTAGATCTATTCTGAAAGTCAGAGGCAAGGAACGTCAAGATATAGTAGTCTTAACTCAATATATTACATCTAATAGTATATATCACTATATTTCACTCTTGAATATTTTACGTTAATTGAGAGAAAAATGTTAGTCTTCATAGTTGTCTCCTCCTTTATAATAGATAAAGGCTGTATCGATTGATTGATAgtacttttatttcattaaccttcatttaaaatcaaataaaattaataaataaatgaaaaaaactgtgaagtgaaaaaattaatgaaaacaaaacaaaggcAAGTAAAACACACTGTTTCAGTGCTAATATCATTTTCATCCATATTTCTTTCATGAATTACATCCATCAAAGTTGAAACTCTGAGAACTTGGAAGAATCCAAATATATAACCGATTCAAGATCTGAACAATAAGAAAATGATGGGATTTTCAGAGAAAAGAAGTAAATTGCTACTCCTGATAAACAAGAAGGCCATGCAAAAGAAAGCAAGAGCAGCACTTGAACTTCcttaaaatctaaaatacatgtactataccgACTGCATAATATCAAATTTCGATCATTCGATCATGAGTGTAGCCATAACTATACTTGTACTTTTCTCATTGAATATTCTAATTTTATATGTCTTGAatcaaaaaaattttcattcaattttttagtttaattatGTTTTGAGTCTTCATTTGATTTCTCTCATAAATATTGCatctgattttatattttaaatattagcTAAAACAAAATTCGAaccatatacagtaaaacatgcttatagCAAAGTCCCAGGGACAGGCATTTTCACTTCATTATAAGTGTagttcgttatatccgtcatttagttttcaacattttatagAGTTTTGAGGAATGTAATTCACTTcactgtaagcgtcaattcgtTATTAGCGTGTTTGCTATaatgtgttttactgtaatcaGGTTTTAATTATTTCGTGAAGAATTTCCATATTTTACTAATTAAAGGAATGAGtcaacaaataaatgaaattcaaagatAAGAAACAAACTATTTTCCAAGTGCTGCCCTCCCTTAATCATTACCTGTATTATGGTAACCCGCCTTTGGTCGAGAGTACGATGCTGTGATAATATATTACAACAGTGATAATCAGAGCAGTGTGTTATTCCACACCAAATGACAATTTACCGTATTCCTGCGAGTAGTCAAACCCCTCTGTATCTGCATGTATAGTACCATAAATATTATAAAGgccacataaaataaatgtataccaGTATATATAACTAAAGCCGGCCTGCACATGCCAGATGTATGGTTCATCTGATTTGTGATCAATATGAAATGAACGTCATTTGAATATGAACAAGCCTTAAATTAGCTTGGACATTTTGAAGTACCGTATCTGTATTATACCTGTACAAATTTTTCAGCCAGGATTGGCCTTGAAAAAAGACGACTCGATCTGGCAGAAAATTACAGGGCTACTTTAGTTGGAGACAGAATTTTGAGTTTGAGTTGAAGAGGATAATGCTGCATTGAATACAAACTGTTAGGTTTGGGTATTCTGAGGTCAATcggaatgtcttttttaaatatttggtgAGTTGTTAATTCCgagcttatacatgtatacaattaaacATCACCAGAACCCAAGGATTACATGTATTCCGTTAAATTCCATTACATTCCTTTCATCTGAGTGTAACAGCAATAAAACCAATGGGTTCTGGCAATGAAAAAAATGGCGTCAACTACTGATTCCTTTTTACAATGACACTGTGTGTATGACTACAATACCACAGTGCAAAGAGTACGGAACCTGAAACCAAATTAATAATCTTAATACTAGCAAAACATCCTACACAAAGATCACACTCAAAAACACACTGGATCCGTATtgaaaatttacaaacaaaacatgAAGCATGAGGGTGCTTTAAGCTAAATAACACTccattatataataaaaagtgAGTTCTGGTTTTTTTTCCTACATGGAATTACAaccaatacatataaaaaaaaaatgtctacatGCAAATTTTCTACAGATGTCAAATTCTACTGTGGTACAATAAAAGTATATAAGGCCAGTGCTTGAAAATTCCTATGATCACAAAATCAGCGATTGGGGTGCAATTGTAATTAAATTTCTAAGCAAAACACATGGTGACATCATAAAGATAGGTCACTTAACCAAGGGAACTTACTCTCATAATTGTCACTTTTTTCCATACTTGATTTGGATTTGACATCTATCAATAATCAATACAAATgcaatatgaataaatgattattAGATGAAAAATGTTTTCTAGTACTGCGCAGTACGCTTCATAGCACTGTGGTCTAGCAGCAACtgttgtatattaatttttacaaagtCATTTTCCGTATATATAATTTGCActtgaaaatattattatagCAACCCAATTTAACAGTAGCTTATAAGCATATACTATATGATTTCAAAACCAGATCAATTGTCACTCTTTTTAGTACAGCAGACATTATAATTCTCCTGCAGTTTCTCTACAAACAGTATCATAGAGTAACTGTGTTCACATTGTTCACATGCAAAGAATTATATATAGCTAAATTGTGTGGATGATTAAGAATTTACGGAGAATTATAAAACAGTATATTAGTTAATATATATTAGTCACAGACaacatttaatgaaatatatgagACAAATTAACTTTGATAGTTACATGTGTTACATTGATTAAGAGAATACACCATATCCCATAGAAGAGAGTTACAAAGTTTTAACATATAGCTCTTTATGGCTAGCTTTACAAAACAGACAGTTCTTTGAAACTTGTTAACCATTGAACAAGAGGGGCCATTGAGGTGCAGAAACCTttggaaaatgtcaaaaaatataattgcaaGAATATATTAGATTTAGAAATAAACTAAAATTTCACAGTATTACAGTGGATATTTTTGaatcatttgatttaaaaaactggttaacaaatttcaattttattacgaTGAAAAGCTAGATTTAAAGCCCTACCAGTCCATATTTGGCAAGTTTCTTCATGATCACTTTGTAGTACCATTCCTCTCTCAGCTCATCAGGAGAATTTGCCAACAACTCTGCATacctaaaaaaatgttttcatagaGGTCCACTGAATAAttcttgcaaaaaaaacccatttccTGGTATCTCTCTTAGTAACATGaacttttataaatttcataatttaatacACATATTCACAATCTACCTCAATTTTACTTGACCAAGAAAACAGAGTGCTTAAATTTAACACATGCATTATTATAACCAATCCAAATGAGAGAAGAAGCTCCCAGACTCTTCGTTCAGACTCAGTTGTATGgttattaaagttttaaatggAAAACATGCTGTTATTTACCAGTTTCCTTTTGAACCTTCCTCTTGCTTTTTCTTCAGAAGCTCTTCGTTGGGGCGAGTAAACATTCGATTGCTCCTCTCTCTCATCTCCTGAACAGCTCGGTGAAAGCTGCTTCCTTTCAGTTGAGAATTAATGGCCAGAAATTTGTTTTGACAAACTACAAACCTCTGTCTGGAAGAAATAAGCaaatattaatatcaacaaaaatacaGTTCAagcttattttcaaaaactttatagcttggcaaagttattttttgggTTTTTCACAACAAACCCTGAATAATGAGTGCATATACCCGGTATATTTGAAATAACTAAGAGTGGCATTTAAGTAATTTTCTAGACATTTTCCTCCTCTCTTAGCTTACTTTTCTAACTGCTCTAACTGTTCATGTAACTGTATAGCAGAATCCTCTTTTCTCTCCTGAAATTTCATGTGCATCTCACCAACAACATTCTGGTATTTAGTGCTAGCTCTGTTGTTCTGGAACTCTATCAGCTGTGGGGAACTGATGagaaataaaaaacagaaaCATGATGAAAATACAGTACCAAAATATCACCCGTACCAGATTATTTTAACCTGAGATTTTCTTATGTTTTACCTTTTAGGTCGTATAACTGCAGAATCGGCTCTGTTTGAGCGAGACGACTCGCGCTGATGACTAGCAGAGCGCCCTCTTTCTGCAGACCTCCCACGCTCACTCTAAAAAAAGGACAACAGACATTGAATTCTGggtataaatatacaaaatagcATCGTCATTACTCTTGCAAGAAATTAATTGCAAACtgaatctatatatatatgcagCCAAATAATTGCTGAGTATTTTTTCTGGAATATTATAAATTACCCCTGGATCAGCTGATTTTCTTGGGGATTTCTTGTGTGAATGTTCTCCATCCTGACCCCTGtgaaatacaatatatacaaaaatcaaaggtgaaagcttaagattttttttcaaaaataaagattaaCACACTTGTAGTTGCATTCAGATTATAATCTGAAGACCTAGAGGGAGTGttaccttttttcttttttgcgcTCCCTCCTAACTTTCACTGGACCAACAGGTTCTTGAGATTCATCATCCTCATACAGTTTAGTGGAGATATCCTCATTAAGGTACTTGAATATACCTTGAACAGAAATCAGTGCATATGAGAACACCCATATTACAGGACAAACACTATCTTACCTACCTTATCACAAAgcacatttttatgaaaactgtCATTGTCATTGCTCACTTTGCCCGTCTGCACGCTTTCAAAACCAATTGCATCTTCATCAAAAGGTCAATGTGAAAACACGCAAGGGATCCACAATCAAAATGAGATAAATTTCCCTCATTTATCCGCCAACTAAATGAGTTAATCAAGGTATATGTGCTGAACCTTATGACCCTGAAGTACTTACTGACATATTTCCCATCGTCCTCTTCCTCCTTTCCATCCACTTTAGATGTGGATCCCAGACTCTCATCCACACTGTTATCTAGGGAGCTGCTCACTCGTAAATTGGTGGATCCCGAGACATTGGCCATTCCCAGGAAGTTAGAGAACACACTATTTCTGTGGCCCCCTGGGGGCCTCTTTATTGTACCCACTCTGGTGCTCTTTCTCTTGATTGCCTACAATCAAGTTTATCAGTCTCTAAtgttatatattacatttaaatcaaatcaaCCAATTaggtactgtaaattccttatattacgcgagtacttaattccatgaTCCCACTGTTAtgtatcaaatcgcaagaatattAAATCGCGAATGTGGAACTTTTattcttatttcttatagttctcaACTCTCGAAAAATAATGATGAGATCATAAAATCCTGGAAGGGTGCTTCTCACAATTTTATGCGGATATTAACtcctcgcatttaattaggaatctacagtaattacATGGGAACAATAAAATCCATTTCTTTATCTCTAATGATAAGTACCAGCACATTAAAGAAAATTCTTCACATTTTTGCACAACAATTCTGTATGACAGTTGACAGACTTACTGGGGCCTTGGGAGATATTTCAAGGTGAATCAACTCCTTCCAGGTCATACCCTCATGGTCTCTTGGGTAAGTTTTCGTGCCTCCTATTTCACTGcaatccaaaaaattaaatcttccTTTTAGAGTAGTTTTCAccacttattttatttataaacatttatcaatATACTACTCAGCATTTTCTTtggataaaataataaataaaagccAAAAAACTTACTTTAGCTTCCAACTCGATGTAATGGGAGACATTGTAATAGAGTTATCTCCCCCTGTTCTGGCGTGTAGAGCCATTGCTTCGAGGATCCAGTGTAAAGCACAAAGTTGGCGGAAAAATGCATCtctgaaatcaaaataaaggaTTTTTTACGCAGTTCATACAATGTACAAGTTAATCTGTGTActggaaatttatttttcccaaCATTCTTTCCATCAAAATACACTTCTACTTTACATTCAATCAAATTACAATTAGAATTCTTACTTAGCAGTATTTTCTTTGGCCTCCATAATGTTGGTGTGCTGTGGGGTGTAGGGACGGGGGGCCTTGATCTTTTTCCTCCTCCCCGGGGACCTCGGGGTGGTGGCCAAGGACCGGGAGACCCCTAACTCTGACCCCTCATCCTCTTGTTGGCTGaaatttggaaaatatttttattaccaTGGTGAAAGATACAGTCTGtttgattgtattttttatatttatgagtTGAAAATAGTATCACAAGAAAAGTTAACACTGCATaagcatttttaataaagatcaTTAATGTCATTGATAATGCTTGAATCTGATTATTAAATCAATTAATAAGTAAGCAATAAATAATTAGTTTTCTCAATACAGtcattaaattaatttcattacaaTGCAAGTATTATTGTTAAGGTTATAACTGCACAATGTCAGGTATTCAAGCTTGGCTCCTGAATGTACAAGCATGATGTAAAGATATGAAATATTCTGCAAATGGTAGACTTAATTTTACCGAATAAAAGAGACCCTCCCCCTGGTGTCGGGGGACTCATCCTCAGACTTTTGTTCCTCGTCGTCAGTAGTTTCTCTTACATCTGAATGTTTCATGAAGCTTTGCAAAGACAAACATCCCCAAAAAATGTCAACTCCTGGTTAATCAAGCAATGTAAGGCTGTCCAAAGTTAATTCGATATGTTTAACGTAACTCCCGCTCATAGGTTTAGGAGAAAttgggttttaaaaaaaaatttcattcttttttttatcatactaAATTACTGTAATCTGTAGAAATTTGAATGTTTAGAGCACATCCAACTATAAATCAGATACTCAATAAGATTATCAGGAAAGATcacttttaaaaagataaattatatGTAGTTTGAATACTCACTGTATTCAGCtaaattaatgaaaatcatttttttttttaaacttcatttgttttaatttcatcagCTTTCCTTGTATCGGTAGATTTGAGATTTTGAAGTGATGTTAAACGAAGAATTAATTTTGGTGGCCTAATGAATATGTTACATTGACCGAAAGTTATAAAAATCCATGTTATTGATGATCAACATtggtgaaatcaatgaaatatgtGGGCCAAATTATCAAAGCTTACATTATTGATAAAAGTGTAGTTTTatgagtcatgattttcaagcTGCTGAAttaattttcctttaaattGATATAACGATACCAGTGAGCAATTTTGAAccacactacatgtatataataaccTTTATACATcacaaaaatttacaatatatcaattattataTTCTTTACATTCTAATTTCTTGTAATGTTTTTATAACTTTGGTCTTTATAACAACAAATAACAGTAGATAATTTCTtgcaaaaattttttaaaacacaaaaactgGCAAAAGTTAATTAAGGTGGAATGGGACACCTCCTGATAATATTGTGACGTGCTCTTCGtacagaaataaacaataaaatcagttATCGTATAATTCtcaagattttttctttacaaaatcagTTACCTAACAGCctagcgcaatgggttagagcattAACTATAAGGATCTGTAAGTCATTGTAACAtctaaaaattctaaaccaatgaaagtacagtgtattttaattctgatgtacttttattcacattaatattgatagatgtcccataccaccttaagtctaaaaacaacaaattaagtCTACTAGTAGCATATAGCTTTTTAAACAGCTACCGGTATTAATAGCAAGCTTAAAAACATCTGagtataaacaaaacacaaatgtAACACCCTGCATAGATCCTAATAAATGCTATTAGGCCTCTTTaggaagttttatttttagttttgataaatCTTTGCTTGCTCTCTCCATATTAACAACTGGTAGCAGAAAAATACTctattttttatcaacaatcTGAGATAAAGcctatgattattattttttattgatttctgtTCAACTTTTGtgcaactttgaaaaaataaaaaaacataaagtTCATAAAAACCAAGTCAAAAGGAGGGAGAGCAAACGGacaatttatttacagaaaGCCTAGAAAAGTCAGCTCCATTGAAAGGCAAATGAGAATATTATCTTCTGttggaaacattttaaaaacaaaaatccctaaatatcattatttataacAGGGGCATCTTTTCCTTCTTTTGAAAACACACAACAAACTTTCTGAATATtatttgcaaataaatgaaCTGCAACATTTCATTCTTCATTGTGGTCCTCATATCCTTACCTGGATAATTCTACATCATCCTCGATCTCCTCCTCCGATTCCTCTGACGAGGAGTCTAGTTTGGGAGGCTGCCATTGGTTCTTCATCTGTTCAGCCTTCATCTTGTTCATTTCATTCTCTGATTGTTGCTATAGAAATCACATTTATATAACACCAGCTAATGTATTTATGATTATGAAATGGTTCAAAGCAAGTGAATAGTTGTAATAGCGACTGATAGaattaaaaatccttttaaaattcttactTTAGCTGCTTGCTCAGTTTTTATTAGATCGAAAAGTCCATGGCCAAGTTTGACGTTGCGAACCATGTTCCTAAAGAtagatgagaaaaaaataatggcaaTGTAATAtgcaaacaatttcaaattaacataaatatcactttgataaaaaatttaagcCTCAATACCTTCCATGGATGACCTCCCTTTGTAAAGTGTTCATGTCTGTTTTTGACCTTCTGAGAACAAATGATGTTGCTGACACCTGGTGATAAAAAGATAAACCCCTAATTTCCCCCAAAATAAGAACTGCATGTTATTTGtaaaatcatcaaattttgAGGGGCATAAattttattggtttaaaaaaaaacccagttggtttgtttgcaaatttggcTTTTCCTCAGAACATGATAATAAGGCATTCATATTTCAGAtacatatgtttttgaattgatGGTAGCAGGTATATCACCATATCGAAGTACATGTGAATTAATGTccactgaaaataaaaatgtttacagtGATGGAGAAATTACATTTATGTACGTGTTCTTCGATCTTAAGGATCCTCGACACCCCGTGACTTCTACTGTTTAAGACAGTACATCACAACCTGGCGATTTTAAGGCAAATTATGTGAAACAGTTTATATCACAAAATTTTTAGGGTAATTTTTATGTCAAACACATGCTAAAAATCAATGTCATTAAGAAATTTAGAAAAATGGGCTTGCATGCATATCTTTTCCCAGGTGTGTGGAGGACCCTTAATTGTGAATTAATTGTTACGATACCTGTTGTCGTTTCTGCTGCTGGAGTTCAGCTGAAATATCATACTCATCCTCATCACTGCTACTGCTCGTCTCCTCATCGTATTTCTGTGTTcataaataacaaattattatggACTAAATATACTTAAGAAAAAAGTCcattaaatattatcatttgCTGAAACTTCAagagatgtaaatatatcattattctTTTCCAAAACAgctagtaataaaaaaaaattatctaaatacATAATCTCATTTTATCAGATTTTGTTATACTGTATCTGTATTCCTACATAACAAGTTTAACACTCTGTACATATCACACATTATTAAAAAACTAGCAATTTAAggtaatttcatatgaaatcatttcttaGACTAGTGTACTGTATGAACATACAAGTATTTTTGTCTGACTTCGGTTAAGATGCATCAAGtctatttcaaatatatatatataggtgcatatatatgtatagttaATATAGCAGTATATACttttatgtacattattttgtttgggatttaaatgatgtttttattcTATCAATGCGAATCAAGTGGTCACTAAAAAATGTCATAACTATTACAAAAAACTTGGTCTTAATGAAAtacaagtttgtttttttttacaaattaccatACATAATTCTTTGTTGTGCTTTAAAAGTGCAATTGCGTATAATATCAAATCCGTATTTTTAGATATCTGAAAGTACACTGGAGATTGTTTATAAAGAGTGTTTTTGAAGGCTGCGTGGGAGAGCATAAAATTATGCACTTATAACATTAacttgaatatatacatgtaattctgtgtTTTGGCTCAtgttcattaaaatgaaatgcataGCTGACTGCATGTCTAGCCTTAAAATCCTTCCTATTAATTCCCTGCAAATACTCTAATAGCCTTCACAAATACTCTCTCTACTTCTACATacaatatacaagtaaattatacatatactgCAGCAATATCCACTTATTCAGAAGTCAAAATGAAAATCAGGATATTCATTCCAGAAATAAGAAATCAGTTAAaagcacttaattttttttttttaaatttaatcaatttattacatgtaattttgattGTCTATTAGTTCAATTTATgcacattttaacaatttaaaactaTTCCACATAAGTTTTCAGATGCTCTTTTTGTGAATTGATATTGTAATAGtatggctatttttttttacataatgcaatggttaattttttatatcatcaTGCACTAGTACCATAGTAAAAACAttagcaggtttttttttcatcattccATTGTTCAGAAGTACATTGACTTTCAGCAAAATGCATGCAAAAGTTGAAACGTGGTAATCttataattcttttaaatattttcacacCCAATCTTAAAGCGATCTAACTTAATACACTATTATTAAAATGGCTAATGTGAATATATCCACTTATCAAAAAATAACGGAACAGTCAAGCATTAATTTAGAAACTGTTCAATGATTTCAAAATTCTGTTAAACAGCTTATGGTATACAGAGTTGAAAGGAAAGCAGAATTATGTACCGGTAGTTTAAATTCCCACAAATCTTGTTTTCTTTAGAGATTTTAAATACTTTTCTACTTCACACAATAAGTATAATTGTTATTCTCAAGCATTAAAACCTTGAATAAGTTCTGACAAATTAAGAAATTCATAGATAGAAattattaatgataattttcaGTTGATTGATGCAGATATACCAATACCTTATGAATTCCAAACTTGATAACATGCACATTGCAATTTTTTGCATCTGCATATCTTCGAAAATACATTGTACgtatgtatttaaaacaaaatataaaaaaactcCTTCAGCACAACatattttttgatgaattttttataattatagaaaCAATTTACTTGTCATACatataataattgaaattgaggaaaaaaaaaatataactataacttgaaaacaaaacTGAAGTAAAATTCatgcaagaaataaaattataccaGAATGCATTGGACTAAATGCAAGTTCTTTTCCTTcaatttgtttacttaaatctATAATCTGAAAGTGATCTATAAATATAAGAAGTTGATAGCTAAGCTCCTGAAAAAAATCCGAGGAGGAGCATTCAAGGGGGATAACTCCAAATGATTTAGTGTATATCTAGTCAATGATTTGTTTCTAgcttatatatgaatatattgttTAACTTAGATGAGATGTATATagtaaaaaatttattaaactgATTATTAAACTGATCTTCCCCTGTCTGGAGTGTGTGTTAAGATAATCctctttttaatgaaaagaaGAGGAAAACTTCAGGAGCATCATATAGCTCATCATTGTAGGTGCTAGCGAAGATAAATGTGCTGTTTAAtagttatataattatgtaaagtGTATTTGGTTGGTTCAAAGGTATAAgcaattttgcattttaatacaaaaaattaaaataattattattggggcaagatcttgttaaaaaatatttatgtaggTTTGATATCATAAATACCGGCACTGGTATATGTCTCCAAATtaacacatgaaaaaataatataattctaCAACATTCATGCATACATGCAGATGCCTCAGTGGTATTTTATTATGCATATTCATGTATACACTTTGACT
This genomic window from Magallana gigas chromosome 5, xbMagGiga1.1, whole genome shotgun sequence contains:
- the LOC105320830 gene encoding coiled-coil domain-containing protein 60 isoform X5 yields the protein MPAANRNNPWRIQPKPVPVPYDKTAKIAARSLASYKTQVPSPHDAREEKYRRRQSQLTSQGYFAAQNVPYKGLGDPFYLDEQRMILHALGQWDAKYDEETSSSSDEDEYDISAELQQQKRQQVSATSFVLRRSKTDMNTLQREVIHGRNMVRNVKLGHGLFDLIKTEQAAKQQSENEMNKMKAEQMKNQWQPPKLDSSSEESEEEIEDDVELSSFMKHSDVRETTDDEEQKSEDESPDTRGRVSFIRQQEDEGSELGVSRSLATTPRSPGRRKKIKAPRPYTPQHTNIMEAKENTAKDAFFRQLCALHWILEAMALHARTGGDNSITMSPITSSWKLNEIGGTKTYPRDHEGMTWKELIHLEISPKAPAIKRKSTRVGTIKRPPGGHRNSVFSNFLGMANVSGSTNLRVSSSLDNSVDESLGSTSKVDGKEEEDDGKYVSIFKYLNEDISTKLYEDDESQEPVGPVKVRRERKKEKRGQDGEHSHKKSPRKSADPGSERGRSAERGRSASHQRESSRSNRADSAVIRPKSSPQLIEFQNNRASTKYQNVVGEMHMKFQERKEDSAIQLHEQLEQLEKQRFVVCQNKFLAINSQLKGSSFHRAVQEMRERSNRMFTRPNEELLKKKQEEGSKGNWYAELLANSPDELREEWYYKVIMKKLAKYGLMSNPNQVWKKVTIMRIEGAGQQLSKRTFFKVLERLREWEICSPDICAAIEFCREKIVEMTVEDFEEWFSQQFPKIQRPQTAPVGKKKSRGGDNLQVALQERFPSAYSSRAKSGFRPRGQRSKSGYAFSGRPLSSSTTVTVANPVIKTILKDDQLQVRMT
- the LOC105320830 gene encoding coiled-coil domain-containing protein 60 isoform X6 codes for the protein MPAANRNNPWRIQPKPVPVPYDKTAKIAARSLASYKTQVPSPHDAREEKYRRRQSQLTSQGYFAAQNVPYKGLGDPFYLDEQRMILHALGQWDAPNLSTHGESKKYDEETSSSSDEDEYDISAELQQQKRQQVSATSFVLRRSKTDMNTLQREVIHGRNMVRNVKLGHGLFDLIKTEQAAKQQSENEMNKMKAEQMKNQWQPPKLDSSSEESEEEIEDDVELSSFMKHSDVRETTDDEEQKSEDESPDTRGRVSFIRQQEDEGSELGVSRSLATTPRSPGRRKKIKAPRPYTPQHTNIMEAKENTAKDAFFRQLCALHWILEAMALHARTGGDNSITMSPITSSWKLNEIGGTKTYPRDHEGMTWKELIHLEISPKAPAIKRKSTRVGTIKRPPGGHRNSVFSNFLGMANVSGSTNLRVSSSLDNSVDESLGSTSKVDGKEEEDDGKYVSIFKYLNEDISTKLYEDDESQEPVGPVKVRRERKKEKRGQDGEHSHKKSPRKSADPGSERGRSAERGRSASHQRESSRSNRADSAVIRPKSSPQLIEFQNNRASTKYQNVVGEMHMKFQERKEDSAIQLHEQLEQLEKQRFVVCQNKFLAINSQLKGSSFHRAVQEMRERSNRMFTRPNEELLKKKQEEGSKGNWYAELLANSPDELREEWYYKVIMKKLAKYGLIEGAGQQLSKRTFFKVLERLREWEICSPDICAAIEFCREKIVEMTVEDFEEWFSQQFPKIQRPQTAPVGKKKSRGGDNLQVALQERFPSAYSSRAKSGFRPRGQRSKSGYAFSGRPLSSSTTVTVANPVIKTILKDDQLQVRMT